One genomic window of Luteolibacter rhizosphaerae includes the following:
- a CDS encoding N-acetylmuramoyl-L-alanine amidase, which produces MKVLEDQWLSDAKRLKYPAGPEMKIRRFGIAHFTAGAAALSSYNFWLSGEARGAEAHVIIDRDGTVYQIRPFNQRCDHAGTSTWSDPKTGRVFTALNSCTIGVEFANAGDSARADGTAFTRFKLPAGVIQARHKNGGPVKSWECYPEPQILAGIAVFKAITARYNLDDLVGHEDIAPKRKVDPGPAFPMTRIRLACGFPASI; this is translated from the coding sequence ATGAAGGTCCTCGAAGATCAATGGCTCTCCGATGCCAAGCGCCTCAAATATCCCGCCGGGCCGGAGATGAAGATCCGCCGCTTCGGGATCGCCCACTTCACCGCGGGCGCTGCCGCGCTTTCCTCCTACAATTTCTGGCTCTCCGGTGAAGCCCGCGGTGCAGAGGCTCATGTGATCATCGATCGCGATGGCACGGTCTATCAGATCCGTCCCTTCAACCAGCGCTGCGATCACGCGGGCACCTCCACCTGGAGCGATCCCAAGACCGGCCGAGTCTTCACCGCGCTCAACTCCTGCACGATCGGGGTCGAGTTCGCCAATGCAGGCGACTCCGCCCGTGCCGATGGCACCGCCTTCACCCGCTTCAAGCTTCCCGCCGGAGTCATTCAGGCCAGGCACAAGAACGGCGGCCCGGTGAAATCGTGGGAATGCTACCCGGAGCCCCAGATCCTCGCTGGCATCGCCGTCTTCAAGGCGATCACCGCCCGCTACAATCTCGATGACCTCGTCGGCCACGAAGATATTGCCCCCAAACGCAAGGTCGATCCCGGCCCCGCCTTTCCCATGACTCGCATCCGCCTCGCCTGCGGCTTCCCCGCTTCCATCTGA